In the genome of Nocardia terpenica, one region contains:
- a CDS encoding MBL fold metallo-hydrolase codes for MRIHHLNCSTFAPRGGRLVSSSGTGLGVVRMVTHCLLVDTGPELILVDTGLGTDDTAGARSAVSPLLRALLRPRLDITETAARQIVELGYRTDDVGHIVLTHLDLDHAGGIRDFPNAYVHVSATELIAARHPATAIERSRYVRGQFAHDPLWVAHDLDGGRWFGFDDVHPLHGLPPTILAVPLPGHTRGHCGVAIDTGRRNAPRWLLHAGDSYFSHTQISGEQRCPPLLAAFQAIAQTDRKSRLDNLARLRELAMHPDAEIICSHDPTYLLRR; via the coding sequence ATGCGTATCCACCACCTCAACTGCAGCACGTTCGCCCCGCGCGGTGGCCGGTTGGTGTCCTCTTCAGGCACGGGACTCGGTGTGGTACGGATGGTGACTCATTGTTTGCTCGTCGACACCGGGCCCGAACTCATCCTCGTCGATACAGGTCTGGGAACCGACGATACGGCTGGTGCTCGTTCGGCAGTAAGCCCGCTTCTGCGGGCACTGCTGCGGCCGCGACTCGACATCACCGAAACCGCCGCCCGGCAGATCGTCGAACTCGGTTACCGCACCGACGATGTCGGGCATATCGTGCTGACGCACCTCGACTTGGACCACGCTGGCGGTATACGAGACTTTCCGAATGCGTACGTTCATGTCAGTGCTACCGAACTGATCGCCGCCCGTCATCCCGCGACCGCGATCGAACGTAGCCGTTACGTCCGTGGACAATTCGCCCATGACCCCCTCTGGGTCGCGCACGATCTCGACGGAGGGCGCTGGTTCGGATTCGACGATGTGCATCCACTGCATGGCCTGCCGCCGACGATCCTGGCCGTCCCCCTCCCCGGCCACACCCGCGGTCACTGCGGCGTGGCGATAGACACCGGACGCCGTAACGCACCCCGATGGCTACTACATGCGGGAGACAGCTATTTCTCCCACACCCAAATCAGCGGCGAGCAGCGCTGTCCGCCACTGCTCGCAGCGTTTCAAGCCATCGCGCAAACCGATCGAAAGAGCCGTCTGGACAACCTCGCCCGACTGCGCGAGCTGGCCATGCATCCCGACGCCGAGATCATCTGCTCCCACGACCCGACCTACCTTCTACGGCGATAA
- a CDS encoding XRE family transcriptional regulator, with translation MRPTTQQLLDIALARATDAERARFRELLTGENTADTLVDVDRHDFLHAAALAAAAVVVGSHRQVAAKVAVPPRVGPDEIGRIHTAAAVFTSMDHTYGGGLVREAVATQVAYAEGLLTSRCAPKYRRELFAAVGFLAHAGAFMAFDSYHHADARRMFALALSCAEAAGDWDLCAKVLSSRARQAIWCRDPEGGLTDIARAPERADRLTATERAMLYTAQARACAKQGLVQDTLTAVGHADDAFTHASLANDPTWMAYYDLAQHHGDTGHALYDLAVHGHCITAARTRLTAAVAGHGDLFKRSRGISATKLASLLMLTGDPAEAAAIGTNAVTDLSNLRSRLAADDLRELQILTAHTRTSEVTALSNRIDTVLAHT, from the coding sequence TTGCGCCCCACCACACAACAACTGCTCGATATCGCACTGGCCCGCGCCACCGACGCCGAGCGGGCACGGTTCCGCGAACTACTCACCGGCGAGAACACTGCCGATACGCTCGTGGATGTGGACCGCCACGACTTCCTGCATGCCGCAGCCCTTGCCGCCGCTGCTGTCGTGGTCGGATCGCACCGGCAAGTCGCCGCGAAGGTCGCTGTTCCGCCGCGGGTCGGGCCGGACGAGATCGGCCGGATACATACCGCCGCTGCGGTGTTCACCTCGATGGACCACACCTACGGCGGCGGCCTCGTGCGCGAGGCAGTCGCCACCCAGGTCGCCTACGCCGAAGGCTTGCTCACCTCCAGGTGCGCGCCGAAGTACCGGCGCGAGTTGTTCGCGGCGGTCGGGTTTCTCGCGCACGCCGGTGCATTCATGGCGTTCGACTCCTACCATCACGCCGACGCGCGACGCATGTTCGCGTTGGCCTTGTCCTGCGCGGAAGCTGCCGGTGACTGGGATCTGTGCGCGAAGGTACTGTCGTCGCGTGCGCGGCAAGCGATCTGGTGCCGCGACCCGGAGGGCGGACTCACCGACATCGCGAGGGCCCCGGAACGAGCGGATCGGCTCACTGCCACCGAGCGAGCCATGCTCTACACAGCCCAAGCCCGCGCCTGCGCCAAGCAGGGCTTGGTCCAAGACACACTGACCGCGGTCGGGCACGCCGACGACGCATTCACCCACGCTAGCCTCGCCAACGACCCGACCTGGATGGCCTACTACGATCTCGCCCAGCACCACGGCGACACCGGGCACGCCCTCTACGACCTGGCCGTCCACGGCCACTGCATCACGGCCGCCCGCACCCGACTGACTGCCGCAGTCGCGGGTCATGGCGACCTGTTCAAACGCTCCCGCGGCATTTCCGCCACCAAACTCGCCTCACTACTCATGCTCACCGGTGACCCCGCCGAAGCCGCCGCCATCGGCACGAACGCTGTCACCGACCTCAGCAACTTGCGTTCCCGCCTAGCCGCCGACGACCTGCGCGAGCTCCAGATTCTCACCGCCCACACTCGGACCTCGGAGGTAACCGCATTGTCCAACCGTATTGACACCGTTCTGGCCCACACATGA
- a CDS encoding phosphotransferase family protein — translation MDPFVRLDQRIESAQFLTAHDRAWMRTHLTELRRRWSHRPTGLPWCVIHGDAWIGNVVATEDGAIVFLDLERTSFGPPEWGTVHTAIKHTSFGWITAADYQKFCDAYGHGKGSTCSVTSVNFG, via the coding sequence CTGGACCCCTTCGTCCGGCTGGACCAGCGAATCGAATCCGCACAATTCCTCACCGCACACGACCGCGCCTGGATGCGAACACATCTCACCGAACTACGCCGACGATGGAGCCATCGACCCACCGGTTTGCCTTGGTGTGTGATACACGGCGACGCCTGGATCGGCAACGTCGTGGCCACCGAGGACGGCGCCATCGTGTTCCTCGATTTGGAACGAACCTCGTTCGGCCCTCCGGAATGGGGCACTGTCCACACCGCGATCAAACACACGTCCTTTGGCTGGATCACTGCCGCGGACTACCAAAAGTTCTGCGATGCGTACGGGCATGGGAAGGGTTCAACCTGCTCCGTGACATCCGTGAATTTCGGATGA
- a CDS encoding cytochrome c oxidase assembly protein encodes MSLAQDPSVEPDSQAGRSEPASTFPVLVVFAVAMAALVAPLVVGLSAAQALTLLGIPDPGPLTTYGLPAVRAVADLSAALAIGSLLFAAFLTPPQRNGLLDVGGYRALRRAGIAALVWAGSAILLIPLTLSDTTGQPVRSILRPEQIWDAIGKVEVAGSWRATAFMAIALAIGCRIALRWGWTPVLFWWSLLCLMPVALTGHSSSGGSHDVATNSLILHLVGMTLWVGGLFAVLAHALRGGAHTALAARRFSIVATCAFVTVAISGVLNAWVRVPWSDLLTTTYGRLVLAKTLALCVLGVIGFVQRRKAVPALAADPNDRAALIRYAGVEVLVFAATLGLAVGLGRTPPPDLRRVPTPAEVELGYNLAGPPTVARILFDWRFDLIFGTLAIVLALLYLAGVRRLRARGDTWPVGRTISWLAGCAVLLIATSTGVGRYAPAMFSVHMAQHMLLSMLAPILFALGGPVLLALRALPAAGRDAPPGPREWVLAAVHNPVSRFMTQPVVASVFFIAGFYALYLGGIFDKVLDEHGAHLAMNVHFLLSGYLFYWVVLGIDPKPRQVQSLTKVGMVFGSLPFHAFFGVSLMSMTTVMGGWFYRSLGLGWNSDLLGDQHTGGSLAWASGEIPLVVVMLALLIQWSRSDERLAQRLDRAADRDHDADLARHNAMYAELAKRDREVRP; translated from the coding sequence ATGTCGTTAGCGCAGGACCCGTCCGTCGAACCTGACAGCCAGGCCGGTCGGTCGGAGCCCGCATCGACGTTCCCGGTGCTGGTCGTGTTCGCGGTGGCGATGGCGGCGCTGGTCGCGCCACTGGTCGTGGGTTTGTCGGCGGCGCAGGCGTTGACGCTGCTCGGGATTCCCGATCCGGGGCCGCTGACCACCTACGGCCTGCCCGCGGTCCGTGCCGTGGCCGACCTGTCCGCGGCGCTGGCGATCGGCTCGCTGCTGTTCGCCGCGTTCCTGACCCCGCCGCAGCGCAACGGGCTGCTCGACGTCGGGGGATACCGGGCGTTACGCCGGGCCGGGATCGCGGCCCTGGTGTGGGCGGGCTCGGCGATCCTGCTGATTCCGCTGACGCTGTCGGACACCACCGGGCAACCTGTGCGCAGTATCCTTCGGCCGGAACAGATCTGGGACGCGATCGGAAAGGTGGAGGTCGCCGGTTCCTGGCGCGCAACGGCTTTCATGGCGATCGCGCTGGCGATCGGCTGCCGGATCGCGCTGCGCTGGGGCTGGACGCCGGTGCTGTTCTGGTGGTCGCTGCTGTGCCTGATGCCGGTCGCGCTGACCGGGCACTCGTCCTCGGGCGGCTCGCACGACGTCGCCACCAACAGCCTGATCCTGCACCTGGTCGGCATGACCCTGTGGGTGGGCGGCCTGTTCGCGGTGCTCGCCCACGCGCTGCGCGGCGGGGCGCACACGGCCCTGGCGGCGCGGCGGTTCTCGATCGTCGCGACGTGCGCGTTCGTGACGGTGGCGATCAGCGGCGTGCTCAACGCGTGGGTGCGGGTGCCGTGGAGCGACCTGCTCACCACCACCTACGGCCGCCTCGTCCTCGCCAAGACGCTCGCGCTGTGCGTGCTCGGCGTCATCGGATTCGTGCAGCGCCGCAAGGCCGTTCCCGCGCTCGCGGCCGACCCGAACGACCGCGCCGCCCTCATTCGTTATGCCGGGGTCGAGGTGTTGGTGTTTGCCGCCACACTCGGTCTCGCGGTGGGCCTGGGCCGCACGCCGCCGCCGGATCTGCGGCGCGTCCCGACCCCGGCCGAGGTGGAGTTGGGTTACAACCTGGCCGGTCCGCCGACCGTCGCCCGCATCCTGTTCGACTGGCGCTTCGACCTGATCTTCGGCACCCTCGCGATCGTGCTGGCGCTGCTGTATCTGGCCGGGGTGCGGCGGCTGCGGGCGCGCGGTGACACGTGGCCGGTCGGCCGCACCATCTCCTGGCTCGCCGGGTGCGCGGTGCTGCTGATCGCCACCAGCACCGGCGTCGGCCGTTATGCCCCGGCCATGTTCAGCGTGCACATGGCCCAGCACATGCTGCTGTCGATGCTGGCGCCCATCCTGTTCGCGCTCGGCGGCCCGGTGCTGCTGGCGCTGCGCGCCCTGCCCGCCGCCGGTCGCGACGCCCCGCCCGGGCCGCGCGAGTGGGTCCTGGCCGCGGTGCACAATCCGGTGTCGCGCTTCATGACTCAGCCCGTGGTGGCGTCGGTGTTCTTCATCGCCGGTTTCTACGCGCTGTATCTGGGCGGCATCTTCGACAAGGTCCTCGACGAGCACGGCGCGCACCTGGCGATGAATGTGCACTTCCTGCTGTCGGGCTACCTGTTCTACTGGGTGGTGCTCGGCATCGACCCCAAGCCGCGGCAGGTGCAGTCGCTCACCAAGGTCGGCATGGTGTTCGGGTCGCTGCCGTTCCACGCCTTCTTCGGGGTCTCGCTGATGAGCATGACGACGGTCATGGGCGGCTGGTTCTACCGCTCGCTCGGCCTCGGCTGGAACAGCGACCTGCTCGGCGACCAGCACACCGGCGGCAGCCTGGCCTGGGCCAGCGGCGAGATTCCGCTCGTGGTGGTGATGCTGGCGCTGCTGATCCAGTGGTCGCGCAGCGACGAGCGCCTGGCCCAGCGACTCGACCGGGCCGCCGACCGCGATCACGACGCCGACCTGGCCCGCCACAACGCCATGTACGCCGAACTGGCCAAGCGGGACCGGGAGGTCCGGCCGTGA
- a CDS encoding threonine/serine dehydratase: MTDAPASRRIRRLYRSDVRAAKLRLGRHIRVTPVFHTEVTGPAGPVKVTFKLEHLQHGGTFKVRGSLNALLETPADDRPVVIASGGNAGIAAALACAVRGRACTVVVPESAPHTKVAAMWAYGAEVLWYGTTYADAHRYADELTAEREALQLHAYELPAVVAGAGVVGLEIERQVRGRPPVLVAVGGGGLAAGISAAFGARGRVVGVEPKGAPTLNAALTAGRPVDVPVNTIAADALGATRIGDIPLELAQRYGVGSVLVSDDAIAMAREYLWREFRIVVEPAGATALAAIQSGMYVPAVGERPVIVLCGANTDLGTL, encoded by the coding sequence GTGACCGACGCGCCCGCGTCGCGACGGATCAGGCGGCTGTACCGATCGGATGTGCGCGCGGCGAAACTGCGCCTGGGCAGGCACATTCGGGTCACCCCGGTCTTCCACACCGAGGTGACCGGTCCGGCCGGTCCGGTCAAGGTCACCTTCAAACTCGAACACCTGCAGCACGGCGGCACGTTCAAGGTGCGCGGCAGCCTCAACGCGCTGCTGGAGACGCCCGCGGACGATCGCCCGGTGGTCATCGCCTCCGGCGGCAATGCCGGAATCGCGGCGGCCCTGGCGTGCGCGGTGCGGGGCCGCGCGTGCACGGTGGTGGTGCCCGAGTCCGCGCCGCACACCAAGGTGGCCGCCATGTGGGCCTACGGGGCCGAAGTGCTGTGGTACGGAACGACATACGCCGACGCCCACCGGTACGCCGACGAGCTCACCGCCGAGCGCGAGGCGCTCCAGCTGCACGCCTACGAGCTGCCCGCCGTGGTCGCCGGTGCGGGCGTCGTGGGTCTCGAGATCGAGCGCCAGGTCCGCGGCCGCCCGCCGGTGCTGGTCGCGGTGGGCGGCGGCGGGCTGGCCGCGGGCATCTCCGCCGCGTTCGGCGCGCGCGGCCGGGTCGTCGGCGTGGAGCCCAAGGGCGCGCCCACCCTGAACGCCGCCCTGACCGCGGGCCGCCCGGTCGACGTCCCCGTCAACACCATCGCCGCGGATGCCCTGGGCGCCACCAGGATCGGCGACATTCCCCTGGAACTGGCCCAGCGCTACGGCGTCGGTTCGGTCCTGGTCTCCGACGATGCCATCGCCATGGCGCGCGAATATCTGTGGCGCGAATTCCGCATCGTCGTCGAGCCCGCGGGCGCGACGGCCCTGGCGGCGATTCAGAGCGGCATGTACGTGCCCGCGGTGGGGGAGCGCCCGGTCATCGTATTGTGCGGGGCCAATACGGATTTGGGAACGCTGTAA
- a CDS encoding single-stranded DNA-binding protein, whose translation MYEAHTAVIGNVVSHPVRRSLPGGDQVVTFRMASTSRRFDPGSREWVDGGTLFLTVTCWRRLVEGVDSSLQRGDPIIAYGHLRTTEYRTRDGVQRHDLELRAAALGPDLGRCSAPVLRRPGPRNSLDRTSVDGEAAVRVTVESDPAEPRVPAPAEAG comes from the coding sequence ATGTACGAGGCGCATACCGCGGTCATCGGCAACGTCGTGTCGCATCCGGTGCGGCGCAGCCTGCCCGGCGGGGACCAGGTGGTCACCTTCCGCATGGCCAGCACGTCCCGCCGGTTCGACCCCGGCAGCCGCGAATGGGTCGACGGCGGCACCCTGTTCCTCACCGTCACCTGCTGGCGGCGGCTGGTCGAGGGCGTCGACTCCTCGCTCCAGCGCGGCGACCCGATCATCGCCTACGGGCACCTGCGCACCACCGAGTATCGCACCCGCGACGGCGTCCAGCGCCACGACCTGGAGCTGCGCGCCGCCGCGCTCGGCCCGGATCTGGGCCGCTGCTCGGCTCCGGTCCTGCGCCGCCCCGGCCCCCGGAACTCTCTCGACCGCACATCCGTTGACGGCGAGGCCGCCGTGCGCGTGACCGTCGAATCAGACCCCGCCGAGCCGCGCGTCCCGGCCCCCGCCGAGGCGGGATGA
- the ettA gene encoding energy-dependent translational throttle protein EttA codes for MAEFIYQMRKVRKAHGDKVVLDDVTLNFLPGAKIGVVGPNGAGKSSVLKIMAGIDQPNNGEAWLAPGATVGILQQEPPLNEDKTVRGNVEEGLGEIKVKLDRFNEIAELMATDYSDELMEEMGKLQEELDHANAWDIDSQLEQAMDALRCPPPEEPVTNLSGGERRRVALCKLLLSKPDLLLLDEPTNHLDAESVLWLEQHLAQYEGAVLAVTHDRYFLDNVAGWILELDRGRTYPYEGNYSTYLEKKAERLEVQGKKDQKLQKRLKDELAWVRSGAKARQAKNKARLGRYEEMAAEAEKMRKLDFEEIQIPAGPRLGNVVVEVEHLDKGFGDRQLIKDLSFTLPRNGIVGVIGPNGVGKSTLFKTIVGLEQPDSGTVRVGETVKLSYVDQNRAGIDPNKTVWQVVSEGLDFIQVGNQEMPSRAYVSAFGFKGPDQQKPAGVLSGGERNRLNLAMTLKLGGNLILLDEPTNDLDVETLGSLENALESFPGCAVVISHDRWFLDRTCTHILAWEGDDSNPADWFWFEGNFEAYEANKIERLGPEAARPHRVTHRKLTRD; via the coding sequence ATGGCAGAGTTCATTTACCAGATGCGCAAGGTTCGCAAGGCGCACGGCGACAAGGTCGTCCTCGACGATGTGACCTTGAACTTCCTCCCCGGCGCCAAGATCGGCGTCGTCGGTCCGAACGGCGCCGGTAAATCGAGCGTGCTCAAGATCATGGCAGGCATCGACCAGCCGAACAACGGCGAGGCGTGGCTCGCGCCCGGCGCCACCGTCGGCATCCTCCAGCAGGAGCCGCCGCTGAACGAGGACAAGACCGTTCGCGGCAACGTCGAGGAGGGCCTCGGCGAGATCAAGGTGAAGCTCGACCGCTTCAACGAGATCGCCGAACTCATGGCCACCGACTACTCCGACGAGCTCATGGAGGAGATGGGCAAGCTCCAGGAGGAGCTCGACCACGCCAATGCCTGGGACATCGACTCTCAGCTGGAACAGGCGATGGACGCGCTGCGCTGCCCGCCGCCCGAGGAGCCGGTCACCAATCTCTCCGGCGGTGAGCGCCGCCGCGTGGCGCTGTGCAAGCTGCTGCTCAGCAAGCCCGATCTGCTGCTGCTCGACGAACCGACCAACCACCTCGACGCCGAGAGCGTGCTCTGGCTCGAGCAGCACCTCGCCCAGTACGAGGGCGCGGTGCTGGCCGTCACTCACGACCGGTACTTCCTCGACAATGTCGCGGGCTGGATCCTCGAGCTCGACCGCGGCCGCACCTACCCGTACGAGGGCAACTACTCCACCTACCTGGAGAAGAAGGCCGAGCGTCTCGAGGTCCAGGGCAAGAAGGACCAGAAGCTGCAGAAGCGCCTCAAGGACGAGCTCGCCTGGGTGCGCTCGGGCGCCAAGGCCCGCCAGGCCAAGAACAAGGCCCGCCTCGGCCGGTACGAGGAGATGGCGGCCGAGGCCGAGAAGATGCGGAAGTTGGACTTCGAGGAGATCCAGATTCCGGCAGGCCCGCGCCTGGGCAATGTCGTGGTCGAGGTCGAGCACCTGGACAAGGGCTTCGGCGACCGGCAGCTCATCAAGGATCTGTCGTTCACGTTGCCGCGCAACGGCATTGTCGGTGTCATCGGCCCCAACGGTGTCGGTAAGTCGACGCTGTTCAAGACCATCGTCGGCCTCGAGCAGCCCGACAGCGGCACCGTGCGCGTCGGCGAGACGGTGAAGCTGAGCTACGTCGACCAGAACCGCGCCGGCATCGACCCGAACAAGACGGTGTGGCAGGTGGTTTCCGAGGGCCTGGACTTCATCCAGGTCGGCAACCAGGAAATGCCCTCGCGCGCTTACGTTTCCGCGTTCGGCTTCAAGGGCCCGGACCAGCAGAAGCCGGCCGGCGTGCTGTCCGGCGGTGAGCGCAACCGGCTGAACCTGGCGATGACGCTCAAGCTGGGCGGCAACCTGATCCTGCTCGACGAGCCCACCAACGACCTCGACGTGGAGACCCTGGGCTCGCTGGAGAACGCGCTGGAGAGCTTCCCCGGCTGCGCCGTGGTCATCTCGCACGACCGGTGGTTCCTGGACCGCACCTGCACCCACATCCTGGCGTGGGAGGGCGACGACTCCAATCCGGCCGACTGGTTCTGGTTCGAGGGCAACTTCGAAGCCTACGAGGCCAACAAGATCGAGCGCCTGGGTCCGGAGGCGGCGCGTCCGCACCGCGTCACCCACCGCAAGCTGACCCGCGACTGA